Genomic window (Puniceicoccaceae bacterium):
CCCGTCCGAAAGACAATCCCGGCAAAATGCTGAGGACATTCTGCTTTCTGGATTGAAGGATTCTACGAAGATCGTTTGCCTCAGGGAAGTTTGGGTTCATGGTTCTGAGTTAAATCCATGAGTGCACCCATTCATCCCGCAAACACACCCCACCCGCCCTATTATGCAGCCATTTTTACTTCCCTGAGAACGGAAGGGGATCGCGGATATGCGGCGATGGCTGAGCGCATGGTGGAACTTGCAGCGGATCAACCGGGATTTCTGGGAGTGGAAAGTGCACGGGGTGAGTCGGGTTTGGGCATCACGGTGTCCTACTGGCAGTCCATGGAAGCCATCGCTGCGTGGAAACGGAACGCTGAGCATGCCGTGGCACAGGAAACCGGACGCAAGCTCTGGTATTCTGCATTTGAAGTGAGGATTGCCAGGGTCGAGCGGGCCTATGGCATGAAGGCAGACTCAAGCAGTTGATACCCTTTATGGCTTAAAGAACTGAATTTTGTAACATTGGCTGGCGAATGCCAACCGATAAGGCCTATGGGCCACATAACGCTGTTACACAGCGACAAAAGGGTTTTTCGTCGGGGTTTTTGCAGCTCCGATTTTTCGGAGCGTTTTGAGTTCGGCATCTGCCGAACGGTGTGTTGTGAAATCCTCGGTTCAGTATCTGAAACAATCATCCTTATGAATCCTGCGAGGTCGGGAGGGTTTGCAGCAGATGGGGTGCTGCTCTGAGCAGGAAAATCGGTGCAGATTCAAAATCTGCAGGGTGGCTGTGGGGTGCCCGAGCCGTAGGGCGTCATGACAACCTGCCACAATTGGATGTTCCGGGCGCGGAAGGCCCCCGCGCAGGCGAGCAGGTAATACTCCCACATGCGCTTGAAGCGCAAGTCATACTGACCTTGCAGGGATGGCCAGGCCTTCTGAAATCGGGAATTCCACGCCATCAGGGTGCGGTCGTAGTGTGGACCCAGATTGTGCCAGTCTTCGATCACAAAGCGTCCCTCTGCTGCCTTTGCGATCTGTGTGGCACTGGGCAGCATGCCATTGGGAAAGATGTAACGGGTGATCCAGGGGTCGCCGGTGGCATTGGTGGTGTTGCCACCGATCGTATGCAGCAAGAAGATACCATGCTTCTTGAGACAGCGGCGCACGACCTCCAGATAGGTGCGGTAATTCTTCGGCCCGACGTGCTCAAACATCCCCACCGATACAATCTTGTCGAACTTGCCCCGGATTGCCCGGTAATCACAGTCCTGAAACTCGACGGGCAAGCCCTTGCAAAAGTCGCGAGCAAAGCGGAGTTGCTCGCTCGAAATGTTGACAGCTGTCACCCGGCAGCCGATTCGCTTGGCCATCCAACGGGCAAGTCCACCCCACCCGCATCCGATGTCCAGCACATGGTCGAATGGCTTGAGGTTGAGTTTCCGGCAAATCAGATCCAGCTTGTTCTCCTGCGCCTGATCCAAATCATCCGTATCCTTAAAATAACCACAGCTGTATTGACGGTGGGGATCGAGAAATGCGAAAAACAAATCATTGCCAAGGTCATAATGCCGCCGGGCGATGATGCGGGCACGGGCACGGGATTGCAGGTTGAACAACACTGCCGGGAATGTGCGCAGCAGGGTGCCGGGATTTCGACGGACGCGGTCCTCCAGTCCGGCACGGAGCAACCGACAGATCATTTCGTCGATCTGTTCACAGTCCCACCACTCTTCCATGTAGGATTCGCCTAGTCCCAGATTCTGATCGCGCACGACGCGTGAGTAAAACCGTTGATCGTGTACCTGAATGTCCCATGGATTGGAACCTCCAAAAGCAATGCCAGTCGGTTGCAGCCATTCTCGCAGGATTGATTCATTCATGCCATCTCTCCTCGAATTCGGGTTAGCCCGTGAAGACCATCAGCAGCATATGCAAAGCAACAACTGCCCTTCACATAGAGCATTTCTGTGCCCCAAAGGGGTAATCCTCAATAACACCCTGCGCCTTTCAAGTAAAGCCATTTGCACTCATTTCAGGCAATCCGTTATTCCTGCCTTTCATGCAAATTTCGGCTTTAAACAAATCCCATAACCAAAATTTCGTGACCTTCATCACAGCAGCGATTGATAGAGTGCGGCATGCTGTTGGCAACATTGCTCCCAACTGAAATGCCTCAGGTGTTCGTATCCCTTTTCCCGAAGCTGATGACGAAGGCTTGGGTTTTGCAGGAGCTGCAGGACTTTTTCCCTGATATCGTCAGGATCGCTGGGGTCGACGTAGAGGGCAGCGGCACCCCCCACTTCGGGAAGTGAACTGGTGTGACTGACCACGACCGGACAACCCGAAGCATAGGCTTCGAGTATGGGAAGACCAAACCCCTCGTAGAAAGATGGAAAGACAAAGCAAGTCGCTCGCGAATACAGTTCTGCCAAATCCCAATCAGAAGCGAAAAAATGACACACTTGTTGCTGAACTCCCTGTGATTGAAAAAGCTCCGTTTCTTCCTTTGAAAACGCATAACCAGTGCAAAGCAGGTGCAGATCGCGGTCACGGCGAAGCAGTGGTAACATTGCGCTAAAAAAAGCGTTGAAGTTTTTATACCCCCGTCGCACACCGACAAACAGGACGTAACGTTCGGGAAGCTCTAGTTTCACCTCAACAGGCGGCGGTTCCAGGCTGTTCGCAAGGTGGATCACCGTGATCTTCTCGGGAGGAATTCCAAATATCTCAACCAAATCCGCCTTGGTTGATTGAGAAATGGCTATGATATGCGATGCCCGATGACAGAGTTGGCGTTTATATTCGCTGGTGTGATCCTGCGCAGCAAAATGCGCAGAGAATTTCTCGTGAATCATGTCATACACCGTCAACACCATGGGGATTTTGCCGAGTACATCGAGAAAGTAGGGATCGTAGTAGGTGGGATGAAACAGATCAAAATTCCCCCGCCGCACAACGCGAAGTGACTGACGCAGATTGATCTCTTTGTAGCGGCTGATCTGCAGATACTTTTGATACAGACGATGTTTCCCCCGAAATTCCAATCCCCAGGCAAAATTGCGGTAGTGATTGCGCGTTTGCTCAACAATGCCCGCATAGCGCGGGTTGCCTTCCAAATAACAGTTCAGGCTCTTCGCAAGCACCAATTGGTTGCGCACTGACCCCACACAGGGTTGCCGGACTAACTCAGAAAAGTAGCGGGAAATGCCTCCGACACGCTGGCTCGCAAAAATCTGATGATCATAACAGACTTGCATGTGCCACTTGCTGTGTTGACTCCGTTCGCTGCTGCCACTCGTCAAGCACGGGTTGTAGACTTTCACGAAGCGTGTAGTTTGGAACCCACCCCAAAATCCCACGGATTCTTGATCCATCTCCGATCAAGGCTGGAACATCGTTCGGACGAAAGCATGCGGGATCCACCTGCCATTGTGCCTCAAGTCCGGCAAGTTCCATCATGAGCTCCAACACACCTTGAAGGGAATATCCACACCCCGAACAAACATTAAAAACCTCACCAGTCGTCCCCGACTTGAGCAGCCCCCAGTAAGCCTTTACCACATCCCGCACATCCACAAGATCCCTTACTGTCTTCAGATTGCCCACTCGCACAGGAGAGTCCGGACCGAGTTGCTTGCGTCTGATGATCTGTTTGGCAAACGATGCAACCGCAAAATTCTCACTCTGACCTGAGCCGATGTGGTTGAATGATCGGGTCATGACAATATCCATCGCAAAGCTCTGCGCATACATCCGGGCAATCTGCTCCTGAGCACACTTGGAGACACCGTAGGGATTGCAGGGAAACTGCGGAGCCTGCTCAGAAACGGGATTCCGGTTTGTCACTCCATACTGTTCTGAGGAACCCACAACCAACAGGCGACAATGGTGTGAGATTTCCCGAACTGATTCGACCAGATTTATGAAGCCCCGAATGTTGTTTTCAAGTACCCGGTGTGGATCTTGCCAAGATACGGCCACACTGCTCTCAGAGGCGAGGTGAATGACGCCATCCGGCTGTAGTTCGTTTAAAACCCGCCTCAGGTGCTTCCGCTCGCAAAGATCTGCTACCCTGAAGCAAACAACACCATCCGGCTCTAGCGGCTCACTGCGTGCCAGCAGCATAATCTCCACCTCGCGATGTTCCTTGTGAAGATACCGCACAAGGTGTCGGCCAACAAACCCATTACCCCCTGTGATCAATACGCGTTTCATCTTCCAACATGACCTGTTAACCTCGTGGCACCCCGGAAATTTTTGTTAGTCAAAGCTCAGTGCAGGTACACACCCCTTCACGCATGGGACACAGGTTCAAATAAAAGCTCCAATGAGTGCAGGTTGAAGATAGAGGCAAACGGGAAATGCGGATTTTTCCATCTTCTGGAGGGAATGCTAACGGGTCTCCACAATTCCTGCATTTGCAGAATGCGATATTGGACTAAAATCGAACCGTATTCCATCCTGCTCAAACTTGCCAACGCCATGTTGCTTTCCATTCTGATCCTGATTCTAGGTCTCATCCTGTTGCTGTGGAGTGCTGATCGATTTGTCGAAGGTGCCGCCTCCACCGCACGCTACTTTTCCATGCCACCCCTTCTGATTGGCATGGTGGTGGTTGGCTTTGGAACCTCCGCACCGGAAATGCTGGTCTCAGCCATGGCCGCTGTGCAATCCAACCCAGGCATTGCACTCGGAAACGCCTATGGTTCCAACATCACCAATATTGCGCTGATTCTAGGACTAACCGCAGTGGTGCGACCCATCATCGTACAGTCCCAGATCCTGCGCAACGAACTTCCCATCCTGCTCGCGGTAACTGGCTTGGCGGCCTGGCAACTGCGGGATGGTCAGCTCACACGCTTCGACGCGATGATGCTGCTGCTCGTGTTTGCACTCCTACTGGCCTGGACGATCTGGCAAGGATTGCAAAACAAGTCCGATGCACTGGCTGGAGAAATGGCTATTGAACTTGAAAGTGCCGGGCTTTCCCTACCGCGATCCCTGGTCTGGCTAGCGATTGGGCTGCTGCTGCTCATCGTCAGCTCACGCCTGCTTGTTTGGGGAGCGGTGAACATCGCCCAGGCGTTTGGGATCAGTGACTTGATCATCGGCCTGACCATCATTGCGGTAGGAACCTCATTGCCCGAACTCGCCTCATCCCTCATTGCGGCAAAAAAAGGAGAACACGACATTGCACTCGGCAACATTCTCGGTTCCAACCTGTTCAATACGCTGGCAGTTGTCGGTATCGCAGCGGTGATACGCCCACTTGCACCCGAGCCGGAAGTGCTCAACCGGGACCTGCTGGTGGTTGCCATCCTGACACTGTCCCTGTTTGCCATTGGCTACGGTTACCGACGCGCCGGACGCATCAACCGCATCGAGGGTGCGCTGTTGCTGCTGGGGTTCTTCGCATACACCTTATACCTGCTCACCCAAACCGGCTGAAACGAATGAAGTCTCAATGCGTGCTTCCCAACAGAGTCATTCTAAATCCCCAGACTACTCAATAAGTGCATCACTTGATTCAGCGCGGAGGTGATGCGCGGATGCGTGACTTCGAGTTCGGAGACTGCATCCTGTATTCCGTGCACTTCCGCTTTGATCGATTCATCGGCGGTGCCATCAATGTCCTCCATGATGACATCCAGACGCGCACGCACTTCCTTTAATGCGACAGCATCCTGCGCCTGCAGTGCTGCATCAACTTCATTTCTCAGATCCTCAAGTGAGGATTTCAGGGCTTTTCTGGGCATACTTCCTCCGGCAATGGGTTAGTCCACGATGGATTGATACACCAGATTGCGCAACAACTGGTGATCGTTAAGATTTTCTGCAGGAATCACCTGGGTAAAATAAACCACAACCAAATCTTCCTCCGGGTCAATCCAGTAGCTGCTGTGGTATGCACCGCCCCAACCAAACTCACCTTTGGATCCCAATTCTCCCCGCATTCCCGGATCGAGTACCACGGAAAATCCTAGTCCAAATCCCATTCCGTTGCCCCAGGGATAACCCACCTCCGGTGCAAGATGGTTGATGCGCATGAGTTCCACCGACTTGCGAGAAAGAATGCGTCCTCCACTGACAACGCCTTCATCCGCAAGCATTTGCAGAAATGCAGCATAATCCTTCGCAGTGGAAACCAGACCTGCTCCGCCTGAGAAGCAACGCCTCGGTCCCTCAACGTATGCGCCTTGACCCATATTGCCCAGCTCTGGTCCACGAAACAGGCGGCCATTCTGGTATCCATAGACTGTCGCAAGGCGGCCCGCCTTATAGTCCGGCAGGAAGAAGTGCGTATCGCCCATGCCAATAGGGTCAAAGAGTTCCGCCTTTAGAAACACATCGAGCGGCTGCCCGCTGACGACCTCAATCAACGCTCCCAGGATGTCCGTACTGTAGCCATAAACCCACTGTTCTCCCGGATGTGCCTGAAATGGCAAACTCGCCATGCGACGCACCACATCCCGAATGGGTTCGTCACGATTGGCAAAATACCAACCCTGGATGCCTGCTTTCTTCCAAAGATCCTCCCCGGGACCGTTTCCATAGGCCACGCCCGAGGTGTGCATCAATAAGTCTCGAATGGTAATCGCACGCTTTGCAGGCACGACTTCATAGCCGTCGTCGGTGGCTTGGGCCACATTGGTCTGCATGAATTCCGGCAGGTATTTGCCCACTGGATCGTTGAGGTGCAGCTTGCCCTGCTCCTGCAGTACCATCACACCCACACTGACCACCGCTTTGGTTTGGGAGGCGATGCGAAAGAGGGTATCCTTCTGCATGGGCGCCTGGGATTCCTTGTCCCGAAAGCCCAGCGCTGAATAATGCACGACTTTGCCCTGGCGCATTACCAGCGTAACCGTGCCTGGCAGTTTTTCCTGCTCAATCATTTTTTCAAAGGCAGCATCCAGACGTCCGAGACGCTCGCCCGACATGCCCACCGACTCGGGCACAACGGGATTCCAGTTTGCATGCGAGGAACAGAAAGGAGCAAGCAACAGCAGCGTGAGCACCACGGAACGGCAGCCACGTAAGGCAGAGCGGAACACAAGGGAATTTCGATTTGAAATGGGCTTCATGGGATGAATTCGTTTTCCAGTAGAAGAGTTGATTTGCACGTCATGAGAACGCTCGTCGACGGGGGGTGGTTTGACAAATTCAGATCCTCAAAAGCCGTTCGAATTTGCCAGGACAAACCCCTGTCGATTCAAGAGCTAAACCGTAACGAAATTCAACACATGGGGCAATGGAATATCGTGCAAAAACGGGTGTTGTACGATGTCTCCCGTACAGAAATGAACGGAAGTGCCAGCCAGATGACTCAATCAGGCCTGATTGAGTCAGAGAGAAGGGAGATGGAAGCTTCCTCGCTTTACAGGCACGACGCCAGACTCATGTGCAACATCAGGAGGCGACGGATGCCTCCGTCGCCTCATCTGAAATAGAGCAAAATCGAACGATTTTACTTGGCACTGCCCGCGACCGACAGAGCACATGCTTCACAGGCCTGATTGATTTCGGCGAAGAAATCATTGCCCTTGTCATCGACCAGGATGAAGGCAGGAAAGTCCTCCACTTCAATCTTCCAAACTGCCTCCATGCCGAGTTCCGGGTATTCGAGCAACTCGACCTTGCGGATGTTATCCTGTGCCAGCAATGCGGCAGGCCCCCCTGTGGATCCCAGGTAAAATCCTCCATACTGTGCGCAGCCTTCAGTCACATCCTTGGAGCGGTTGCCCTTGGCGATCATGATCATCGAACCACCCGCAGCCTGGAATGGCTTGACGTAGGAGTCCATGCGTCCCGCAGTGGTGGGTCCGAAGCTGCCGGAGGGTAGGCCTTCGGGTGTTTTCGCCGGCCCTGCGTAATACACCGGATGGTTCTTGAAATAATCTGGCAGATCCCCCTCGGTCTTGAGGCGTTCCAACAGCTTTGCATGCGCAATATCGCGCGCAACAATGATGGTTCCGGTTAGGCTGAGTTCCGTTTTGATTGGATACTGGGACAACTCTGCGAGGATGTCCTTCATCGGACGATTGAGATCGATTTTCACGACACCCTGATAGTTCGGCTCGCGCAGGTGATCGGGAATAAAGCGCCCTGGATTTGTCTCCAGCTTCTCCAGCCAGATCCCTTTTTTGTTGATCTTGGCCTTGATGTTGCGGTCAGCCGAACAGGAAACCCCGAGACCCACCGGACAGGAGGCACCGTGGCGCGGCAGGCGAATCACACGCACATCCAGTGCAAAATACTTGCCTCCAAACTGGGCCCCAAACCCGATCTTTCGGCTGAGTTCGAGCACCTTCTGCTCGAGTTCCACATCGCGGAAGGCCTGTCCGTGTGCATTGCCCTCGGTCGGAAGTTCGTCATAATATTTGGTGCTCGCGAGCTTCACAACCTTGAGGTTCGCCTCCGCACTGGTACCACCGATCACAAAGGCAATGTGGTAGGGCGGACAGGCGGCCGTGCCCAGTGTGCCCATCTTGCGCACCATGAACTGCAACAGGCTCTCGGGATTAAGCAGTGCCTTGGTCTCCTGATACAGAAACGTCTTATTCGCAGATCCTCCGCCCTTGGCGACAAAGAGAAACTTGTATTCTGAACCATCCGTAGCGTAGAGATCAATCTGCGCTGGCAAGTTCGTCCCGCTGTTTTTCTCGTTGTACATGTCAAGCGCCACGGTTTGGGAATAGCGCAGATTCTCCTTCGTGTAGGTGTTGTACACCCCTCGGGAAAGTGCTTCCTCGT
Coding sequences:
- a CDS encoding antibiotic biosynthesis monooxygenase, with the translated sequence MSAPIHPANTPHPPYYAAIFTSLRTEGDRGYAAMAERMVELAADQPGFLGVESARGESGLGITVSYWQSMEAIAAWKRNAEHAVAQETGRKLWYSAFEVRIARVERAYGMKADSSS
- a CDS encoding glycosyltransferase family 1 protein, encoding MQVCYDHQIFASQRVGGISRYFSELVRQPCVGSVRNQLVLAKSLNCYLEGNPRYAGIVEQTRNHYRNFAWGLEFRGKHRLYQKYLQISRYKEINLRQSLRVVRRGNFDLFHPTYYDPYFLDVLGKIPMVLTVYDMIHEKFSAHFAAQDHTSEYKRQLCHRASHIIAISQSTKADLVEIFGIPPEKITVIHLANSLEPPPVEVKLELPERYVLFVGVRRGYKNFNAFFSAMLPLLRRDRDLHLLCTGYAFSKEETELFQSQGVQQQVCHFFASDWDLAELYSRATCFVFPSFYEGFGLPILEAYASGCPVVVSHTSSLPEVGGAAALYVDPSDPDDIREKVLQLLQNPSLRHQLREKGYEHLRHFSWEQCCQQHAALYQSLL
- a CDS encoding GDP-mannose 4,6-dehydratase; this translates as MKRVLITGGNGFVGRHLVRYLHKEHREVEIMLLARSEPLEPDGVVCFRVADLCERKHLRRVLNELQPDGVIHLASESSVAVSWQDPHRVLENNIRGFINLVESVREISHHCRLLVVGSSEQYGVTNRNPVSEQAPQFPCNPYGVSKCAQEQIARMYAQSFAMDIVMTRSFNHIGSGQSENFAVASFAKQIIRRKQLGPDSPVRVGNLKTVRDLVDVRDVVKAYWGLLKSGTTGEVFNVCSGCGYSLQGVLELMMELAGLEAQWQVDPACFRPNDVPALIGDGSRIRGILGWVPNYTLRESLQPVLDEWQQRTESTQQVAHASLL
- a CDS encoding calcium/sodium antiporter; the protein is MLLSILILILGLILLLWSADRFVEGAASTARYFSMPPLLIGMVVVGFGTSAPEMLVSAMAAVQSNPGIALGNAYGSNITNIALILGLTAVVRPIIVQSQILRNELPILLAVTGLAAWQLRDGQLTRFDAMMLLLVFALLLAWTIWQGLQNKSDALAGEMAIELESAGLSLPRSLVWLAIGLLLLIVSSRLLVWGAVNIAQAFGISDLIIGLTIIAVGTSLPELASSLIAAKKGEHDIALGNILGSNLFNTLAVVGIAAVIRPLAPEPEVLNRDLLVVAILTLSLFAIGYGYRRAGRINRIEGALLLLGFFAYTLYLLTQTG
- a CDS encoding DUF4404 family protein — protein: MPRKALKSSLEDLRNEVDAALQAQDAVALKEVRARLDVIMEDIDGTADESIKAEVHGIQDAVSELEVTHPRITSALNQVMHLLSSLGI
- a CDS encoding serine hydrolase domain-containing protein, whose amino-acid sequence is MKPISNRNSLVFRSALRGCRSVVLTLLLLAPFCSSHANWNPVVPESVGMSGERLGRLDAAFEKMIEQEKLPGTVTLVMRQGKVVHYSALGFRDKESQAPMQKDTLFRIASQTKAVVSVGVMVLQEQGKLHLNDPVGKYLPEFMQTNVAQATDDGYEVVPAKRAITIRDLLMHTSGVAYGNGPGEDLWKKAGIQGWYFANRDEPIRDVVRRMASLPFQAHPGEQWVYGYSTDILGALIEVVSGQPLDVFLKAELFDPIGMGDTHFFLPDYKAGRLATVYGYQNGRLFRGPELGNMGQGAYVEGPRRCFSGGAGLVSTAKDYAAFLQMLADEGVVSGGRILSRKSVELMRINHLAPEVGYPWGNGMGFGLGFSVVLDPGMRGELGSKGEFGWGGAYHSSYWIDPEEDLVVVYFTQVIPAENLNDHQLLRNLVYQSIVD
- a CDS encoding fumarate hydratase; the protein is MAVPPFKYQDPFPLLKDDTDYRLLTDEYVSTAEFEGKEILKVQPEALTALAQAAMRDIAFFLRPAHLEQVAAILDDPEASQNDRNVALTMLKNAEVSAHGILPFCQDTGTAIIMGKKGQQVWTGGGDEEALSRGVYNTYTKENLRYSQTVALDMYNEKNSGTNLPAQIDLYATDGSEYKFLFVAKGGGSANKTFLYQETKALLNPESLLQFMVRKMGTLGTAACPPYHIAFVIGGTSAEANLKVVKLASTKYYDELPTEGNAHGQAFRDVELEQKVLELSRKIGFGAQFGGKYFALDVRVIRLPRHGASCPVGLGVSCSADRNIKAKINKKGIWLEKLETNPGRFIPDHLREPNYQGVVKIDLNRPMKDILAELSQYPIKTELSLTGTIIVARDIAHAKLLERLKTEGDLPDYFKNHPVYYAGPAKTPEGLPSGSFGPTTAGRMDSYVKPFQAAGGSMIMIAKGNRSKDVTEGCAQYGGFYLGSTGGPAALLAQDNIRKVELLEYPELGMEAVWKIEVEDFPAFILVDDKGNDFFAEINQACEACALSVAGSAK